The Hymenobacter chitinivorans DSM 11115 genome segment CGTTGAGAACCACGTTTTCGGGCTGCAGCAGCTTGATGTGGGCCACGGCCACGATAAAGGAGCGGTGCACCCGCAGAAACGCCGCCCCCAGGGTTTCGACCATTTCCTTCATCGTCTGGTGCAGCAGGTAGGTTTTGCTGCTGGTCACGATCTTGACGTAGTCCTTGCAGCCCTCCACGTACACGATTTCGCGGTGGCTGACTTTGAGCAGGCCCTGCCGCTCTTTCACCAGCAGGAATTTTTCCTCGTCGGAGTCGGCCTGAGGCACGGGCTGCACGGCGGGCAGGCGGGAAATGGCCTTCATGAACCGCTCGTAGCTGAAGGGCTTGAGCAAATAGTCGAGAATATCCAGCTCGTAGCCCTCGTAGGCATATTCGCGGTAGGCCGTGGTGAGCACCGTTTTGGGCGGGTTCTGCATCGTTTTGAGGAAGTGCAGACCCGTAATCAGCGGCATTTCGATGTCCAGAAACATCAAATCCACGGGGTGCTGGAGCAGGTGGTCGTGGGCTTCCATGGCGTTGCGGCAGGTACCGGCCAACGTCAGACCCGGCGTTTGGCCAATAAACTGGGTGAGTACTTGGTGGGCTAGGGGCTCGTCGTCCACAATCAGGCAGCGGACGGGGGCAGGCGTGTTGGTCATAGTTGCAAATACAGAAATTAAGAAAAGGTAGCAGTGCTCGTGAGTTGGCTTCGAGGATTGTAGCGGTAAGTGGGCCGGACTACCGCAGCAGCAGCGGCAACTGCGTGAGAATGGCGTCGGTGCGGGTGGCTACCTGCAGCGGGGTCGGGACGACCACTCGGTTGGGCTGCACGCCCCGGCCCGGCTGTGGTTTGGGGCAGGCTGTGAGGAGGCGAAAGTGCGGCAGCTGCAGCACCAGGTGGGTCTGGGGCAGCTCCAGCCGCGAGATGGTGCCGCCGCTGAGGCCCGCTTCCGCCCCGCCGCTTTCCTCGCCCAGAATGACCACGCGGCGCTGGGCCCGCAGACTGGCCGCCAGGTTGGAAGCCGCCGAAAACGTGCCCCCATCCACCAGCAGCACCACCTGGCCCCGGAAGTAGCGGCCCCGGTAGGGATGCTGCACGCCCACGGTGGCCGCGGCAAAGCCGAAGCGGCCATCGGGCAGGCGCTTGACCAGCGTCGTATCAAAGTAGGCCGCCTGGCTCGGGTCGGGTTGCATAAACGAGGGTAGCCGAACGGGGGCCAGGGCGCTTTGGGTGAGCACAAAGTCGGATTTGAGCAGGTACTTGAGCAAATCCACGGCAATGGCGTTGTTGCCGCCCGGGTTGCCCCGCAAGTCCACCACCAGCCGCTTGGTGCGGCGCTGAGCCAGCTCGGCAAAAAGCGCCGCGTGGAAGGTTTGGTAGTCATCGGCCTCGTCGTAGCTGAAGCTGCTGATGCGCAGCACGGCCGTGGCGGGCAGCGCCGCGGGGTAGCGCACCGACCGTAACTTGGCCAACCGGCGCGCCTGCGCCTCCCCGGGGCTCAGCGCCGGGCCGGCAGGCTGGGCGGGCGCACTGGGCCGGGGCTGCGGGGTTAGGAGCTGCTCGTGGCCGGTACTGTCGCGCACGAGCAAGGGGTAGGCCGGCTTGGCCTCGTAGCAGCTCCAGTAGTATTCGTCGAAGAAGCCGGCTTCCAGCTCGTGGTCCTGAAAACCGGTGCCGTAGCCATCGGCGGAAATAAGGGCCCGCAGGCGGGCCAGGACTTCCGGGCTGGGGTGGCCGTCCAGGGTCAGGATTTCCGTACCGGGCCGCAGCTCCGGCGCCGTGCTTTGGTTTTCAACGACGAACAGGCGGTTTTGGCGGATAGCCACGGAAAAGGGAAAGTAGGGGTGGGGCTGCCGGCGAAACCAGGTGCGGTAAGCCGCCGAATGCTGCACGCGGGTGTGGCCGCAACGCACCTGCGCCACCAGGGTCTGCAAGATCTTCCAGTACTCGGGCTCGGTCATGGGGTGCGTAAGGGCGGCCGCCGCGCGGGCGAAGGCGCGGTGTAGCGAGTCGGGACTCGTGTACCAGTACAGGCCCGGGTGCGCCTCTTCCAGGGCCCGGCGCAGGTAGGTCAAATCACTTTGCAGCTGCGCCACCGGGTAGGTCTGGGCGGGGTTGTAGGCCGCGGGCGGAGCCGATTGGGCCCGGGCTCCGACAGTTATCAGGCAGAGCGTAAGCACGAGCAGCAACGTTTTCATAAAGCTGATTTACAAGTTTCTGCCAAAGAAACGGCCGCACTTTATGAGTTACACGAAAAGTTTCGTAGTTGTGGTATTTGGTGCTATAACCCGTGTTTCTCCTCGCCAGCGCCAGGGACTATTACCCGGCTGCCGATCCGCCAGCCTGGTCTCAGCGGGCGGCTGGTAGCGTCAGGGTTAGCTCGGCCCGGTAGCGGCCCTCGTGTTCGGTAAGGTGCAGCTCGTGGGCCCCGGGATAGTACAAGTTCAGGCGCTGGCGGATGTTGACCAGGCCAATGCCGCCGCTGCGCCGGGGCGAGGCCGGGGGCGGGGTGGGCAGCATATCATTCTCAATCACAAAGTGAAGCTGCCCGGGCCGGGCCGTGAGCGTGGCCTGCACCGTGGCCGCGTCGGAAAAGTGGTGGCGGCCGTGCTTGAAGCTGTTCTCGACCAGGGGCAGCAGTAGCAGGGGCGGCATCTGCAGGCCCTCGGGCAGCGCGTGGGTTGCAAAGCGGATGCTGGCCCCGGGGTATTTGCGCTGCTCCATTTCGAAGTAGTTTTCCAGAAACGTGACTTCCTCGGGCAGGCCGATATAATCCTTGCCGCTGTCGTAGAGCACGTAGCGCATCAGCTCGGAGAGCAGCAGGATAAAGCGGGGCGTTTCGGGGGAGCCCACCAGGCTCAGGCCGTAGATGCTGTTGAGCGTATTAAACAAAAAGTGGGGCTGGAGCTGGGTTTTGAGCTGTTCGAGCTGCAGGGCCAGGTGGTCTTTTTCCAGCCGGCGGCGGCGGTACTCATTCTCGAAGGCCACCCGCACGAAGGCCACGCAGCTAAAGGCAATCAGGTCGGTAACGGTCAGTGACAGGTCCCACCAGCCGGGCAGCGTAGCCAGGCTGCTCAGGCCGCCGAGCTGGGCCAGCGCCTTGAACAGCAGGCCGGTGAGCTGGAAGCTCCAGGCCGAAACCAGCCAGAAGTACACCAGCGTACTGCCGAGCAGCAGCAGGTGCTGGCGGCGGTGGAGCAGGCGGGGCATCAGCCAGCGGTAGTAAGGCAGCACGTAGAGCGTGGACAGCCCGGCAAACGCGCACAGGTGGGGAAAGGGAAAGTTGAGGCGCAGCGGCGGGTGGGGCGGGAGTCGTTCCACGTAGGCCGAGTACTTGTAGAGGCCCACGTACACCGCCCACATCAGGATTTCGAAAACGAGGGGAAAGCGGCTGGGCCGGTCGGCAGCGTCTTGTTGCATGGGGGCAAGTTGGTGGTTTTTCGGCCGGCTTGCCGCCCCGCCGGGCCTAACTTTCGACCAATGGGGCCTTTTTTTCGACTAAAAAATGCGGGGTTGGAATTGGTCGGAACAAGGCCGGGAGTAGTCGAATAAAGCGCATTGGAGCGGATTGGAAGCAGTTGTTTTGTCCCATTCCCAGCCGGTTAGCGGCGGGTCTTCCACTCGAAACCTCCTTTCGCCTTCGCCATGAAAAACGTTTTCCCCGCCCTGCTTCTCGCCAGCACTCTGGCTGCCGCTCCCGCCCTGGTTTCGGCCCAAACCAGCCCTGCCGCCGCCCAGGCTACCGGCGCCGTTACGGGCCAGGTAGCCGATAGCCTCTCGCGCCAGCCCCTGGCCTTTGCCACCGTCATTCTGCGCCCCGCCGCCGACTCAAAAAACGCCCTGAGCACGATGACCAACGAGCAGGGCAGCTTCCGCTTCGAGGCCGTGCCCGCCGGTGCCTACAGCCTGCTGGTAAACTACGTGGGCTACAAAACCTCGGCCCCGGCCGCCCTGACCGTAGCGGCCGGCCTGAATGCCGCTCCCGCCGTGGCCCTGGCGCCCGACCAGAAGCTGCTCAAGGGCGTGACCGTGACGGGGACCAAAGCCTTTATCGAGCAGCAGGCCGGCAAGCTGGTGCTCAACGTGGCGGCCAGCCCCATTGCCGCCGGTGGCACCGCCGCCGAGGTTATCAGCCGGGCCCCGGGCGTGGTGGAGCAGGGCGGCGGCTACACGCTGCGGGGCAAAACCGTAACGGTGCTGCTCGACGGCAAGAGCACCAACCTGAGCGGCGAGGAGCTCAAAAACATGCTCGGCGCCCTGCCCGGCAGCACCCTGGACAAGGTTGAAGTCATCAGCAACCCCTCGGCCAAGTACGACGCCCAGGGCGGGGCCGTGGTCAACATCATTACCACCAAAAGCAAGCAGCTCGGCACCAACGGCACCCTCACGCTGGGCGCGGGTACCGGCCAGTACGGCCGCTACAACGCCGGCCTGAGTTTGAACCACCGCACCGCCAAGCTCAACGTGTACGGCGGCCTCGACCGGCTTGAAAACCAGGTGTACTCCACCACCAGCGCCGAGCGGGCCGCCACGGCCGAAACCCGCATTGCCGAAAACGGCCGCGAAGTGCGCCACAACCAGAACAACTCCGCCCGCCTCGGCCTCGACTACACCCTGAGCAACACCAGCTCGGCGGGCGTGCTGGTGAAGGGCATGCTCAACTACCGGGACCGGGACGGCCGCAACGACGCCCGGGTGCTGGCCGGTACCGAGCCCCTGGAATCGTCGCAGCTGCGCACGCAGGGCGAGGCCCGCTTTCTGAGCCCGTCGGTGAACCTGTACTACAAAACCACCCTCGGCGCCCCCGACCACACCCTGCGCCTGAACGCCGACTACTTTGGCTACCAGAAAAACTGGCAGAACGACTACCTCACCACGTTCTGGAACCAGCAGGACGGCTTCGACCAGCCCGCTGACCTGCGCCGGGACCATTCCCCGGCCCGCAACGCGGTGCGCTCCGCCTCGGCCGATTATGCCCAGCCCTTCCAGAAAGGCACGCTCGAAGCCGGCCTGAAAACGACCTTCACCGCCACCGACAACGACATCCGCTGGGAGCAGGCCGCCGCCGGCCAGCCCTGGGCCGTGGATTTGGGCAAAACCAACCACTTCATCTACCGCGAAAATATCAACGCCGCCTACGCCACCTACGGCCGCACGGTGCAGAAGCTGGAGCTGCAAGTGGGCCTGCGCGCCGAGCAAACCAACACCACCGGCACCTCCCTCACCCTCGACCAAACCACCCGCCGCCACTACCTCAACCTGTTTCCGACCCTGTCGGCGCAGTACAACAAGTCGGAAAAGGTGCAGCTCGGCTTTGCCTACCGCCGCAAGATTGACCGGTTCCAGTTCGGCATCGTCAACCCCTTCGTGACCTACATCAGCCAGTACCGCTACATGCAGGGCAACCCCAACATCCGCCCGTCCTTCTCGCACAACTTCGAATTCACCCACTCCTACAACAGCCTGCTGACCACGTCCATCAGCTACGGCCACCACACCAGCGTGCTTATGGAAAGCTACCAGAAGCAGGAGGGTACGCAGGTGGTGGTCAGCTCGTTCCAGAACTTCCGCAGCGCCGAGTCGCTCGACGGCAGCCTGACGCTGATGAAGCCTTTGCTGAGCAACAAGTGGATGACGGTGACGACCCTGGGCGTGTCGTTTGCCAAAATCAACTCGACCAGCGTGGGCGTGGGCAGCGCCCGGCCCTCGGCCATGCTGTCCTCGAACCACACCCTGACCCTGGGCAAAGGCCTGAAAGCCGAGGTGTCGGGTATGTACATGTCGCCGATGACCTTCGGGGGCATGGCCTTCCAGTCGCGCTTCTTCACCAGCGTGGGCATTTCCAAAACGGTGCTCAAGGACGCGGGTACGCTCACGCTCAACGTATCGGACGTCCTGAACACCCAGCAAATGCGCTACGAGGTGCTGGCCGCCGGCCTGGGCTCCCACAACCTGGACAAAGTTGAAAGCCGCTTCGTGAAGCTCAACTTCAGCTACAAGTTTGGCAAAAAGACCGTGAAGGCCAGCCAGCGCCGCGACACGGGCATCGAGGCCGAGAAGTCGCGCATGGATAACTAAGCCGCCCGCTCACTCTTAATTTATTGCTCGTGCAGGGGCTCTGGGGCTATACCCGCGGCTGAAATGTAGGTGAACTTGTTATGGAAGGCCAACGCTGCGGACAGCGTTGGCCTTCTGGCTTGGGGGCGGGCCCTGCACTCGTAGCAGGCAGCAGCGGGCCCCGGGGAAAGGCAATTGGCAAGAAAGCCGTTATTTTAGCCGGCCCCGGTTTGTCGTTTTTCCAACCGTGGGGCCAATAGCGCGTTATTCCCTCCGAGTGTCGAGCTACGGGCCGCGTGTTGCGGCTAATTCAAGGCGCTTACTCCTTATCGGAAATAGATTTTATGCGGCAGTTACTGCTTATTCTGGGCCTTCTGGTGTATTGCGCACTGCCGGCCGCTGCCCAGCGCCCCGACTCCACCAAAACGCCCCGGCCCATTCGCAAGGTGGAGCTTGAAAACGTGGACATTGCCCCCGGGGCCCGCGACGGCAAAGGCTGGCTCATGCTCGACAAAGACATTCAGCTGGAGCTGGAAGGAGCCATTCACAACCTCTACAACTTCAAGTACGACAAGGCCGAAAAGCAATTCCGCTCCCTGCGCCGTCGCTACCCCGAGCATCCCTTGCCCTACCTGCTCATGGGCCTGAGCCAGTGGTGGAAAATCCTGCCGACCAACCTGCAAACCAAGCAGTACGACAAGCTGCTCTTCGCCTACATGGACACCACCGTGCGCAAGGCCGAGGTTCTTTACGAGCAGGACAACAAGAACTACGAGGCCTGCTTTTTCCTCTCGGCCGCCTACGGCTTCGATGCCCACCTCAACGCCGAGCGCAAAAACTGGACGGCCGCCACGCTCAGCAGCCGCAAGGCCCTGCGCTACCTGCAGGAAAGCAAGGAAGCCAACGGTTTGAGCCCGGAATTTCTGTTCGGGCAGGCCTTATTCAACTACTACGCCGTCTGGATTTCGGAAAACTACCCCTTGCTGCGGCCCGTGCTGCTGCTGTTTCCGAAGGGCAACCGCGCCCTGGGCTTGCAGCAGCTCAAGAACGTGGCCAGCAACGGGTTTTACACCGGCCTGGAAGCCAAGTACTACCTGATGCGCATTCTCTACACCGAGGAAAACAACCTCGATGGCGCCATGCCCACGGCCCGCTCCCTGGCCAATAATTACCCCGACAACGCCTACTTCCAGCGCTTCTACGCCCTGCTCTGCTACCACCAGGGCGACATGATAGAGTGCGAGCGGGTGAGTCGTGAAATTCTGGACAAGATAAACCGCGGCCTGCCCGGCTACGAGGGCATCAGTGGGCGCTACGCGACGTTTTTTCTGGGTTCCATCGTCCAAAACAGCTACAAGGACGTGGTCAAGGCCAAGGACTATTTCCAGCGCTGCATCGTGTTTTCGGAGCAAACCGGCGACACCAACAGCGGCTTTTACCTCTCGGCCAACCTGAACCTGGGCCGCCTCGCCGATGATGAAAAAGACGTCAAGACGGCCCGGCGCTACTACGGGGTGGTGGCCGATAAGTCGGAGCGCAAATCACCGCAGTACCGCGAGGCCAAGCTCTACCTCAAGGCCCACAAAAAGTAAAGGCGGCCGTGGGGGCCGCCTTTGCAAAACTGAGCTGGTATTGGTAAAGAGTAGTCAGTATGTGGTGTTAATTGCCGGGTACTGCCTGCCTATTTAGTAGCCTTGATTTCGTTGCTGTCCTTGATGCGGGACTTGCCGTGTTTCTTATTGCTTTTGCCGCCGTTGGCCAGCTGCAGCAGTGAAAACTCGACGTAGCCGTTGAAGCCGTAGGGGTTGCTGGAGGCAAAGTAGGCCGACAAATCGTTGGAGCCCACCACCAGCGGACCCAGGCGCACCATCAGGCCGTAGTTCAGGGTGTGGTAGGCGTTGGCCATGGTAATGGGCGTGGCTACTTCCAGCCACTTGCTTTCCACCCGGGGCGTGATGGAAGCAAAAGAGAAGCTGCGCATGCCTACCGCGTAGCGGCCGCGCAGGCTCTGGCTCACGGCGGCGTTGGCGTAGAGCCACTTATAAAGGTGGTAATCTACGTCCACGTTCAGGGTGGTGGGTACCCCGGCCACGAACTTATTGTCGCGCACCTGCTTCTGGGTGCGCAGAATTTTGTTGAGCCGCACTTCGTAGTTGTCCAGGTCAATACCGTCCAGATCCGACTCGCTCACGCCGGAGTTCTTGGTCTGGATGTTGTTGAAAGCCGTGGCGTTGTCGGCGTAGCGGATGTAGCCAATATCGGTTACTGACACGGCCACGCGGTACTTGTACTTGTTGCGGGAGTAGTCGAGCCGGTCCACGCCCTTCTTGTCGATGTAGCGGTACTGGCCCATGTTGGGGCGGTATTCATATACAACGCCCACGTCGAGGCCCCAGCCGCCGCCGCTGCCCCCGCCACCCTTGAGCCACTGCAAGGCCTGGTCGGCGTCCACGTCGTCGAAGGCGTGGGGGTTGGAGTAGCCAAAAGCCGCATCCAGGGCGTTGATGCGCACGATGGTGTCGCCGGTGGCCGCCGTTTTGTCCACTATCTGGTAGTCGGCCTGCCGGCTTTGCAGGTAGCCCGAGCCAAAGCCCACGTAACGCTTGGCCGTGACGCCGCCCTTGAGAAAGTGCAGGCTTTTATCGAGCACCACCCGGCCGTAGCTCAGGGCGTATTCGGAGTAGGCGTTCAGGTTCAGGTTGAAGGTATTGTCGGCGGCCCGGCCCCGGGTCTTAAACCCGTCTACGGCATTCACAATCAGGGCTTCCGATACCGAGTTGCCCTGCAGGGCCACCCGGGCCCGGGTGCTGAAGGCCACGCTCTGGGTGGGGCTGATGCGCAGCATAATGCCCGGTCCGCGCAGGTTGAGGCCCGCGCTGAAGAGCTTGGGCTTGTCGCTGGGGCTGCGGGTCAAAAACTCCTTATCCAGGTCCAGGCTGGCGCTGGAGTTCTGGGGGCTCCAGGCCCCGGTGTAGCGGTAGGCCGTGTTCGTGGCGTGCACGTCGAAGCTAGCCAGCTGCAACTGGAAAAAGTAGCGGTTGTCGGCAATGTTAGCCGGGTTCCAGCTCGCGCCGGTCAGGCCCGAGTAGTTGCTGCGGGTGCTGTTGAACAGCTGCTGCGCCGCTACGCTGCCCGGAAGCAGCGCCAGCATCAGCCCGCACAGGCGGAGGTTAACCATGTAAATGTGTTGCGTTAGGGTAAGTAGTAGCAGGGCGGAAGAAAATTGAATCCTACCTCGGCCGCAGCC includes the following:
- a CDS encoding LytR/AlgR family response regulator transcription factor: MTNTPAPVRCLIVDDEPLAHQVLTQFIGQTPGLTLAGTCRNAMEAHDHLLQHPVDLMFLDIEMPLITGLHFLKTMQNPPKTVLTTAYREYAYEGYELDILDYLLKPFSYERFMKAISRLPAVQPVPQADSDEEKFLLVKERQGLLKVSHREIVYVEGCKDYVKIVTSSKTYLLHQTMKEMVETLGAAFLRVHRSFIVAVAHIKLLQPENVVLNDGTYIPIGNSHKADLLAFFKK
- a CDS encoding S41 family peptidase encodes the protein MKTLLLVLTLCLITVGARAQSAPPAAYNPAQTYPVAQLQSDLTYLRRALEEAHPGLYWYTSPDSLHRAFARAAAALTHPMTEPEYWKILQTLVAQVRCGHTRVQHSAAYRTWFRRQPHPYFPFSVAIRQNRLFVVENQSTAPELRPGTEILTLDGHPSPEVLARLRALISADGYGTGFQDHELEAGFFDEYYWSCYEAKPAYPLLVRDSTGHEQLLTPQPRPSAPAQPAGPALSPGEAQARRLAKLRSVRYPAALPATAVLRISSFSYDEADDYQTFHAALFAELAQRRTKRLVVDLRGNPGGNNAIAVDLLKYLLKSDFVLTQSALAPVRLPSFMQPDPSQAAYFDTTLVKRLPDGRFGFAAATVGVQHPYRGRYFRGQVVLLVDGGTFSAASNLAASLRAQRRVVILGEESGGAEAGLSGGTISRLELPQTHLVLQLPHFRLLTACPKPQPGRGVQPNRVVVPTPLQVATRTDAILTQLPLLLR
- a CDS encoding sensor histidine kinase is translated as MQQDAADRPSRFPLVFEILMWAVYVGLYKYSAYVERLPPHPPLRLNFPFPHLCAFAGLSTLYVLPYYRWLMPRLLHRRQHLLLLGSTLVYFWLVSAWSFQLTGLLFKALAQLGGLSSLATLPGWWDLSLTVTDLIAFSCVAFVRVAFENEYRRRRLEKDHLALQLEQLKTQLQPHFLFNTLNSIYGLSLVGSPETPRFILLLSELMRYVLYDSGKDYIGLPEEVTFLENYFEMEQRKYPGASIRFATHALPEGLQMPPLLLLPLVENSFKHGRHHFSDAATVQATLTARPGQLHFVIENDMLPTPPPASPRRSGGIGLVNIRQRLNLYYPGAHELHLTEHEGRYRAELTLTLPAAR
- a CDS encoding outer membrane beta-barrel protein → MKNVFPALLLASTLAAAPALVSAQTSPAAAQATGAVTGQVADSLSRQPLAFATVILRPAADSKNALSTMTNEQGSFRFEAVPAGAYSLLVNYVGYKTSAPAALTVAAGLNAAPAVALAPDQKLLKGVTVTGTKAFIEQQAGKLVLNVAASPIAAGGTAAEVISRAPGVVEQGGGYTLRGKTVTVLLDGKSTNLSGEELKNMLGALPGSTLDKVEVISNPSAKYDAQGGAVVNIITTKSKQLGTNGTLTLGAGTGQYGRYNAGLSLNHRTAKLNVYGGLDRLENQVYSTTSAERAATAETRIAENGREVRHNQNNSARLGLDYTLSNTSSAGVLVKGMLNYRDRDGRNDARVLAGTEPLESSQLRTQGEARFLSPSVNLYYKTTLGAPDHTLRLNADYFGYQKNWQNDYLTTFWNQQDGFDQPADLRRDHSPARNAVRSASADYAQPFQKGTLEAGLKTTFTATDNDIRWEQAAAGQPWAVDLGKTNHFIYRENINAAYATYGRTVQKLELQVGLRAEQTNTTGTSLTLDQTTRRHYLNLFPTLSAQYNKSEKVQLGFAYRRKIDRFQFGIVNPFVTYISQYRYMQGNPNIRPSFSHNFEFTHSYNSLLTTSISYGHHTSVLMESYQKQEGTQVVVSSFQNFRSAESLDGSLTLMKPLLSNKWMTVTTLGVSFAKINSTSVGVGSARPSAMLSSNHTLTLGKGLKAEVSGMYMSPMTFGGMAFQSRFFTSVGISKTVLKDAGTLTLNVSDVLNTQQMRYEVLAAGLGSHNLDKVESRFVKLNFSYKFGKKTVKASQRRDTGIEAEKSRMDN
- a CDS encoding tol-pal system protein YbgF, which encodes MRQLLLILGLLVYCALPAAAQRPDSTKTPRPIRKVELENVDIAPGARDGKGWLMLDKDIQLELEGAIHNLYNFKYDKAEKQFRSLRRRYPEHPLPYLLMGLSQWWKILPTNLQTKQYDKLLFAYMDTTVRKAEVLYEQDNKNYEACFFLSAAYGFDAHLNAERKNWTAATLSSRKALRYLQESKEANGLSPEFLFGQALFNYYAVWISENYPLLRPVLLLFPKGNRALGLQQLKNVASNGFYTGLEAKYYLMRILYTEENNLDGAMPTARSLANNYPDNAYFQRFYALLCYHQGDMIECERVSREILDKINRGLPGYEGISGRYATFFLGSIVQNSYKDVVKAKDYFQRCIVFSEQTGDTNSGFYLSANLNLGRLADDEKDVKTARRYYGVVADKSERKSPQYREAKLYLKAHKK
- a CDS encoding DUF5723 family protein, with amino-acid sequence MVNLRLCGLMLALLPGSVAAQQLFNSTRSNYSGLTGASWNPANIADNRYFFQLQLASFDVHATNTAYRYTGAWSPQNSSASLDLDKEFLTRSPSDKPKLFSAGLNLRGPGIMLRISPTQSVAFSTRARVALQGNSVSEALIVNAVDGFKTRGRAADNTFNLNLNAYSEYALSYGRVVLDKSLHFLKGGVTAKRYVGFGSGYLQSRQADYQIVDKTAATGDTIVRINALDAAFGYSNPHAFDDVDADQALQWLKGGGGSGGGWGLDVGVVYEYRPNMGQYRYIDKKGVDRLDYSRNKYKYRVAVSVTDIGYIRYADNATAFNNIQTKNSGVSESDLDGIDLDNYEVRLNKILRTQKQVRDNKFVAGVPTTLNVDVDYHLYKWLYANAAVSQSLRGRYAVGMRSFSFASITPRVESKWLEVATPITMANAYHTLNYGLMVRLGPLVVGSNDLSAYFASSNPYGFNGYVEFSLLQLANGGKSNKKHGKSRIKDSNEIKATK